A portion of the Lysinibacillus timonensis genome contains these proteins:
- a CDS encoding ABC transporter ATP-binding protein, which yields MSNVLLKVDNLKKYFPVQSGVLSSNKTYVKAVDNVSFQVYEGETLGIVGESGCGKSTTGRTIMRLIEPTDGSINFDGIELAKLSKSELRKARRHIQMVFQDPYASLNPRHTVEKILEEPLIVHGIGSSLERKSKVREYLEIVGLRADHAKRYPHQFSGGQRQRVGIARALMTNPRLIIADEPVSALDVSIQSQVLNLMQKLQEDLNLTYIFISHDLGVVRHISDRVGVMYLGRIVELANSESLYAEPLHPYTQALLSAVPIPDPEFNREQIILKGDIPSPSNPPTGCTFHTRCPFTMDKCKVTSPEFIEVKAGHSVACHLYSETDNDIKLVLSGGVK from the coding sequence ATGTCGAACGTGCTGTTGAAAGTCGATAACTTAAAAAAATATTTTCCTGTGCAAAGTGGGGTATTATCTAGCAATAAAACGTACGTAAAAGCGGTTGATAATGTTTCCTTTCAGGTTTATGAGGGTGAAACACTTGGAATTGTAGGAGAATCTGGTTGTGGAAAATCGACAACAGGAAGAACGATTATGCGGCTGATTGAACCGACTGATGGCTCCATTAATTTTGATGGGATAGAGCTTGCCAAGTTATCTAAAAGTGAACTACGGAAAGCGCGGAGACATATTCAAATGGTGTTTCAGGATCCTTATGCATCACTAAATCCAAGACATACCGTTGAAAAAATATTGGAAGAACCTTTAATCGTTCATGGAATAGGGTCAAGTTTGGAACGGAAAAGTAAGGTTCGAGAGTATTTGGAAATTGTTGGTTTACGGGCTGATCATGCAAAACGTTATCCTCATCAGTTTAGTGGAGGACAAAGACAACGTGTTGGTATTGCACGGGCTTTAATGACCAACCCAAGACTAATTATTGCAGACGAACCGGTATCTGCTTTAGATGTATCAATTCAATCACAGGTACTAAATTTGATGCAAAAGTTACAGGAAGATTTGAACTTAACTTATATCTTTATCTCGCATGATCTTGGTGTTGTAAGGCATATAAGCGATAGAGTTGGCGTGATGTATTTAGGGAGAATTGTAGAGTTAGCAAATAGCGAATCACTGTATGCAGAACCTTTGCACCCATATACACAAGCATTGTTATCTGCTGTTCCAATTCCAGATCCTGAGTTTAATAGAGAACAAATTATCTTAAAAGGGGATATTCCAAGCCCATCAAACCCACCCACTGGTTGCACATTCCATACAAGATGCCCTTTTACGATGGATAAGTGCAAAGTAACTTCGCCAGAGTTTATAGAGGTTAAAGCAGGTCACTCTGTTGCGTGTCACTTATATAGTGAAACGGACAATGACATAAAGTTAGTTTTATCAGGAGGGGTAAAATGA
- a CDS encoding ABC transporter ATP-binding protein: MDKKILLQVNKLETTFYTNDGEVPAVDHIDFHVYKGEILGIVGESGCGKSVTSLSIMGLVPSPPGKITSGEILFDGVDLITLSERKMRKVRGKDIAMIFQEPMTSLNPLFTIGSQLVEAILLHNKKWSKREAKSRAVEIMQLVGLPRANELMNNYPHQLSGGMRQRVMIAMALVCNPKLLIADEPTTALDVTIQAQILKLIKELNQQLQMAVLLITHDLGVVAETCQRVIVMYSGQIIEEGPVKEIFKKPQHPYTLGLIKSVPDMRHKKETLHSIPGNVPKPGSVEAGCRFASRCQYVMDRCTKETPPLYQVATSSGNHQTRCFLLEEKGGLENVERAVESR, encoded by the coding sequence ATGGATAAAAAAATATTATTACAAGTCAATAAGTTAGAAACTACCTTTTATACAAATGATGGCGAAGTACCGGCAGTTGATCATATAGATTTCCATGTCTATAAAGGGGAGATTTTAGGAATTGTTGGTGAGTCAGGCTGTGGTAAAAGCGTTACATCATTATCAATTATGGGACTGGTTCCCTCCCCTCCAGGAAAAATTACTTCAGGCGAAATTTTGTTTGATGGGGTTGATTTAATAACTCTTTCAGAACGAAAGATGCGCAAAGTACGTGGGAAAGACATTGCCATGATCTTTCAAGAACCTATGACATCATTAAATCCACTCTTTACGATTGGTAGCCAGCTTGTTGAAGCCATTTTATTACATAATAAGAAATGGTCAAAAAGAGAGGCTAAATCGAGAGCTGTGGAAATCATGCAGCTGGTTGGATTACCAAGAGCTAACGAGCTAATGAATAATTATCCTCACCAATTATCTGGAGGAATGCGGCAAAGGGTCATGATCGCAATGGCACTCGTATGTAATCCGAAATTATTAATAGCAGATGAGCCTACAACTGCTTTAGATGTAACTATCCAAGCACAAATATTAAAGCTCATTAAAGAGTTAAACCAACAACTACAAATGGCTGTGTTACTCATTACACATGATTTAGGGGTTGTAGCTGAAACATGCCAACGAGTAATTGTCATGTATTCCGGACAAATCATTGAGGAAGGTCCAGTTAAAGAAATCTTTAAAAAACCTCAGCACCCATATACGTTAGGATTGATAAAATCTGTACCAGATATGCGACATAAGAAGGAAACCCTACATTCTATACCAGGCAATGTGCCGAAACCAGGTTCTGTTGAAGCAGGTTGTCGGTTTGCTTCTAGGTGTCAGTATGTAATGGATCGATGTACAAAAGAAACGCCACCTTTATATCAAGTTGCTACTTCATCTGGTAATCATCAAACAAGGTGCTTCTTATTAGAGGAGAAAGGTGGTTTGGAGAATGTCGAACGTGCTGTTGAAAGTCGATAA
- a CDS encoding ABC transporter ATP-binding protein has translation MDSIKRYMRFVKPYRWEILLTIVIGILKFAIPLFIPLLTKIVIDNIITEPSLTTNEKITQLFYWLGGTVIIFFIIRPPIEYYRQYFAQHVGNKVLFDIRKELFGHLQKLSLKYYANTRAGEVISRVINDVEQTKNFIMIGLMNLWLDMATILIVIAIMLTMDVQLTMVAIISLPLFAISVRYFFGKLRDLTRKRSQALASVQSYLHERVSGISIIKSFALEKHEQQIFDKENGEFLNRSLDHTVWNAKSFAVVNTITDIAPLLVIGYAGYEVINENLTIGTMAAFMGYIERLYAPLRRLMNSSTTLTQSIASMDRMFELMDEKYDVKDSPNSIQLPAVKGLVELENVSFKYDQNGNTILNNINLHIKPGETAAFVGMSGGGKSTIVSLIPRFYDATKGKVKIDGMNVTDVTLQSLRSQIGIVLQDNILFSDSVKQNILMGRPDATDEEVMEAAKAANAHDFIMSLPDGYETKVGERGVKLSGGQKQRVAIARVFLKNPPILVLDEATSALDLESEALIQESLDRLAHNRTTIIIAHRLSTITHADKIFVIDHGELVEQGNHETLMQKQGIYFDLFQIQKLN, from the coding sequence TTGGATAGTATAAAACGATATATGAGGTTTGTTAAACCTTATCGCTGGGAGATATTATTAACAATCGTTATAGGGATATTGAAATTTGCGATTCCTTTGTTTATCCCATTGTTAACGAAGATTGTAATCGACAACATTATAACGGAACCCTCATTGACAACAAATGAGAAAATTACTCAGTTATTTTATTGGTTAGGTGGAACGGTTATTATATTCTTCATCATCCGTCCACCTATTGAGTATTACCGCCAGTATTTTGCGCAGCATGTAGGTAATAAAGTGCTCTTTGATATTCGGAAAGAATTGTTTGGACATTTACAAAAGCTTAGCTTAAAGTATTATGCTAATACTCGTGCTGGAGAAGTTATATCTCGGGTCATTAATGACGTTGAACAAACGAAAAATTTCATCATGATAGGTTTAATGAATTTGTGGCTCGATATGGCAACTATTCTAATTGTTATTGCTATTATGTTAACAATGGATGTACAACTTACAATGGTCGCTATCATATCACTACCTCTATTTGCAATTAGCGTAAGATATTTCTTTGGAAAACTTCGAGATTTAACTCGAAAAAGATCTCAAGCATTAGCGAGTGTACAAAGCTACTTGCATGAACGCGTTAGTGGTATTAGCATTATTAAAAGTTTTGCTCTTGAAAAACATGAGCAACAAATTTTTGATAAAGAGAACGGCGAATTTTTAAATCGTTCATTAGATCATACAGTATGGAATGCAAAGTCATTTGCGGTTGTCAATACAATTACGGATATTGCGCCATTACTTGTCATTGGGTATGCAGGTTATGAAGTAATAAACGAAAATTTAACAATAGGAACTATGGCAGCATTTATGGGGTATATTGAACGCCTATATGCACCGTTAAGAAGATTAATGAACTCTTCTACTACGCTAACGCAATCAATTGCTTCGATGGACCGTATGTTTGAATTAATGGATGAAAAGTATGATGTGAAAGATAGTCCAAATTCAATCCAATTACCTGCAGTGAAGGGTCTAGTAGAATTAGAAAACGTTTCATTCAAATATGATCAAAACGGGAATACGATACTAAATAATATTAACCTCCATATTAAACCAGGTGAAACTGCTGCATTCGTAGGGATGAGTGGTGGAGGTAAATCTACTATTGTCAGCCTTATTCCACGCTTCTATGATGCAACAAAGGGAAAAGTGAAAATAGATGGAATGAACGTAACCGATGTAACACTTCAATCATTGCGTTCGCAAATAGGGATTGTCTTACAAGATAACATATTATTTAGTGATTCAGTGAAGCAAAATATTCTTATGGGTAGACCTGATGCAACCGATGAGGAAGTGATGGAAGCTGCTAAGGCTGCTAATGCGCATGACTTTATAATGTCACTGCCGGATGGTTATGAAACAAAAGTTGGAGAACGTGGTGTTAAATTATCTGGGGGTCAAAAGCAGCGTGTTGCCATTGCGCGGGTATTCTTGAAAAATCCTCCAATCTTAGTGTTAGATGAGGCTACCTCAGCTCTTGACTTAGAAAGTGAAGCGTTAATTCAAGAATCTCTTGATAGACTAGCACATAACCGAACAACCATTATTATTGCGCATCGCTTATCTACTATTACTCATGCTGATAAAATTTTTGTAATCGATCACGGAGAATTGGTAGAACAAGGTAATCACGAAACATTAATGCAAAAACAAGGTATCTATTTTGATTTATTCCAAATTCAAAAATTAAACTAA
- a CDS encoding DUF402 domain-containing protein yields the protein MAIPVEGETIQIHSYKHNGQIHRVWQETMVLKGTKNIFIGANERTLVTESDGRTWLTREPSICYFHAEHWFNIICMLREDGVYYYCNMSSPYVFDNNAIKYIDYDLDVKVFPDMTYTLLDEDEYDQHKKEMGYPEVIDKILKRNVNKLVSWIKQRRGPFAPDFIEVWTNRYLFNKEMQSSNE from the coding sequence ATGGCAATACCGGTAGAAGGAGAAACGATACAAATACATAGCTATAAACATAATGGACAAATACACCGTGTCTGGCAGGAAACAATGGTATTAAAAGGGACGAAAAATATATTCATTGGTGCTAACGAGAGGACGCTTGTAACTGAATCAGACGGTCGTACATGGTTGACAAGAGAGCCTTCTATTTGTTATTTCCACGCGGAGCATTGGTTTAACATTATTTGTATGTTACGTGAAGATGGTGTTTATTACTATTGTAATATGAGCTCTCCTTATGTATTTGATAATAATGCAATTAAATATATCGACTATGACCTAGATGTAAAAGTATTTCCAGATATGACATATACGCTATTGGATGAAGACGAATATGATCAACATAAAAAAGAGATGGGATATCCAGAGGTAATCGATAAAATCCTAAAACGTAATGTAAATAAACTTGTAAGCTGGATTAAACAACGTAGAGGCCCATTTGCTCCTGACTTTATTGAAGTTTGGACAAATCGTTATTTGTTTAATAAAGAAATGCAATCATCCAATGAATAA
- the mutY gene encoding A/G-specific adenine glycosylase produces the protein MKYPYITEFSSALVEWYHNEKRDLPWRRTSNPYKIWVSEVMLQQTRVDTVIPYYNRFLEKYPTIESLAFAPQEELLKMWEGLGYYSRARNLQAGVKEVVEKYNGQVPNNRHDLSNLKGIGPYTAGAILSIAFNRPEHAVDGNVMRVLSRVLHITEDITHPKTRKIFESAVTELIHQDDPGAFNQGLMDLGAQICTPTSPKCLLCPVRDYCLAFQKGNPEPDELPIKSKKVKSTKVRYHVFVARNSEGKYLLEKRPEQGLLANMWQFPMIENENENAISKSYEGFEKKYDVNITKKSDFAILEFKHVFSHLTWEIQCFSIEVEQNKNSERNFYSVEEIEQLPMSVPMLKVLNFLK, from the coding sequence GTGAAATATCCATATATAACTGAATTTTCATCAGCACTTGTTGAATGGTATCACAATGAAAAACGTGACTTGCCATGGCGAAGAACGAGCAATCCTTACAAAATTTGGGTTTCAGAGGTTATGCTTCAACAAACAAGGGTTGATACCGTGATACCTTATTACAATCGTTTTCTAGAAAAATACCCTACTATAGAATCTTTAGCATTTGCACCACAAGAGGAGCTATTAAAAATGTGGGAAGGCTTAGGCTATTATTCAAGAGCTAGAAATTTACAAGCAGGAGTGAAGGAAGTTGTAGAAAAATACAATGGACAAGTGCCAAATAATCGTCATGATTTATCCAATTTAAAAGGTATTGGTCCATATACTGCAGGTGCTATTTTAAGTATTGCTTTTAATAGACCAGAACATGCTGTAGACGGAAATGTTATGCGAGTATTAAGTCGTGTTTTGCATATTACCGAAGACATCACCCATCCAAAAACGAGAAAAATTTTTGAATCGGCAGTTACAGAGTTAATTCATCAGGATGATCCAGGAGCTTTTAATCAAGGGTTAATGGATTTGGGTGCGCAAATATGTACGCCAACTTCACCTAAATGTCTCCTATGTCCTGTTCGAGACTATTGTTTAGCGTTTCAAAAAGGAAATCCTGAACCTGATGAACTACCGATAAAATCAAAAAAAGTAAAATCTACAAAAGTTCGTTATCATGTGTTCGTTGCTCGAAATTCAGAAGGTAAATACCTGTTAGAAAAGCGACCTGAACAAGGGCTGCTTGCAAATATGTGGCAATTTCCGATGATTGAAAATGAAAATGAAAATGCCATATCTAAATCATATGAAGGTTTTGAAAAGAAGTATGATGTGAATATCACAAAAAAATCTGATTTCGCGATTCTTGAGTTTAAACATGTTTTTTCCCATTTAACATGGGAGATTCAGTGCTTTTCTATTGAGGTAGAACAAAACAAAAATTCAGAACGAAATTTTTATTCGGTTGAAGAAATTGAACAGTTACCAATGTCAGTACCGATGTTGAAGGTTTTGAATTTTCTGAAATAA
- a CDS encoding metal-dependent hydrolase — protein sequence MDSGTHLVMGVALGGLALVDPVVSQNSITFGAVMAGTILGSQAPDVDTVLKLRNNAIYIRHHRGITHSIPAVILWPLAITGLISLFVDEANIFHLWLWTFLAVFLHVFVDIFNSYGTQALRPFSKKWVALGVINTFDPFIFGIHCIGILLWAFDANPVITFGLMYIIIILYYILRFIVQAAVKKAVANTIQDEEYVIVAPTIRFFYWRVAAKSKTHYYVGRAYGRTVNIHDKIEIHPIPKTPLVEKALQDSNLAAFLSFSPLYNWEISELPSGLTEVRLIDLRYRSNDRYPFVAVAHLDDDLNIVNSYTGWIFSEDKLQRKLQIGSS from the coding sequence CTGGATTCTGGCACACATTTAGTAATGGGGGTTGCATTAGGAGGACTAGCATTAGTCGATCCTGTTGTTAGCCAAAATTCAATAACATTCGGTGCAGTAATGGCAGGTACTATTTTAGGTTCTCAAGCTCCCGATGTAGACACCGTATTAAAACTAAGAAATAACGCCATTTATATTAGACATCATCGTGGTATTACACATTCTATACCTGCAGTGATTCTATGGCCTCTTGCTATAACCGGGTTGATATCACTTTTTGTAGATGAGGCGAACATTTTCCATCTATGGCTTTGGACATTTTTAGCTGTATTTTTACATGTATTTGTAGACATTTTTAATTCTTATGGAACACAAGCATTACGTCCGTTTTCTAAGAAATGGGTAGCCTTAGGTGTAATTAATACTTTTGATCCGTTTATTTTTGGCATTCACTGTATAGGCATTTTACTGTGGGCTTTTGATGCAAATCCTGTAATTACATTTGGTTTAATGTATATCATCATCATTCTATATTACATCTTGAGATTTATAGTGCAGGCAGCCGTAAAAAAGGCTGTTGCCAACACTATTCAAGATGAAGAATATGTAATTGTAGCACCCACAATCCGATTTTTTTATTGGCGAGTTGCCGCTAAATCCAAAACACATTATTATGTTGGAAGAGCTTACGGACGTACGGTAAATATTCACGACAAAATTGAGATTCATCCTATTCCTAAGACTCCACTTGTTGAGAAAGCATTACAAGACTCAAATTTAGCAGCTTTTCTTTCCTTTTCTCCATTATATAATTGGGAAATTTCGGAGCTTCCAAGTGGGTTAACAGAGGTCCGTTTAATTGATTTACGTTATCGTAGTAATGACCGGTATCCCTTTGTTGCAGTTGCACATTTAGATGATGATTTAAACATCGTAAATTCATATACCGGGTGGATATTTAGCGAAGATAAGTTACAAAGAAAATTACAAATCGGCTCAAGTTAA
- a CDS encoding YfhJ family protein: MEANMIVEMLTQELLDKNPHLSVGKARTWIELLWSDFETTYAKAGYEYRGFEYTERIVRQWIESYGDKIHEFAGRNPKYAHLLDTGDDAGYIEDKKELS; encoded by the coding sequence ATGGAAGCAAACATGATTGTTGAGATGTTGACGCAAGAGTTATTAGATAAAAATCCTCATCTATCAGTTGGTAAAGCGAGAACTTGGATTGAATTACTTTGGAGTGATTTTGAAACAACCTATGCTAAAGCGGGTTACGAATATCGTGGGTTTGAGTATACAGAACGAATTGTACGTCAGTGGATTGAAAGCTATGGTGATAAAATCCACGAATTTGCTGGTAGGAATCCTAAATACGCACACCTACTTGATACTGGTGATGATGCGGGTTACATTGAAGATAAAAAGGAGTTGTCATAA
- a CDS encoding YfhH family protein: protein MVEKNYAQMTEHELREEIAKIKEKARKAEQLGIVNEFAVYERKAIMAASYLIDPKSIILGEIYRIDGAPGEFFKVEYLKGRFAWGYRLGGEQFEEALPIALLQPVKVGK, encoded by the coding sequence ATAGTGGAAAAAAATTACGCACAAATGACGGAGCATGAGCTTAGAGAAGAAATTGCTAAAATTAAAGAAAAGGCAAGGAAAGCAGAACAATTAGGGATAGTAAATGAGTTTGCTGTATACGAAAGAAAAGCGATTATGGCTGCTAGTTATTTGATTGATCCAAAATCTATTATACTTGGTGAGATATACCGTATAGATGGTGCTCCAGGTGAATTTTTTAAAGTGGAATATTTAAAGGGACGTTTTGCTTGGGGTTATCGACTAGGTGGAGAACAATTTGAAGAGGCGTTACCAATTGCTCTTCTACAACCTGTGAAAGTAGGGAAATGA
- the recX gene encoding recombination regulator RecX, with amino-acid sequence MQVITKISRQKNNAERYNIYINDQYAFAVDESTLIKFGLTKGKVLEQFEIDEITYEDEIAKAFNRALNFLSFQMRSEFEVKKKLLDVGFGEAVILEAIRKLAKLGFLNDETYSKALLETKKKTAKKGPRAIKQDLIKKGIDTKTQEKVLSTFTYEEQIQIARDLAEKTVRANSKKTPAQVKQKMQDVLMRKGYSFEIINDIIDQIDLQREDDDWQQMIEQQGEKLWNKYSSKNTDKELVMKVKQALYQKGFPIEIIERFIEEKESEK; translated from the coding sequence ATGCAAGTTATTACAAAAATTAGTAGGCAAAAAAATAACGCAGAAAGATACAATATCTATATAAATGACCAATACGCATTTGCAGTAGACGAATCAACTCTTATTAAGTTTGGCTTAACAAAAGGGAAAGTACTAGAACAATTTGAAATTGACGAAATTACATATGAAGACGAAATTGCAAAAGCATTTAATAGGGCTCTCAATTTCCTTAGTTTTCAAATGCGAAGTGAATTTGAAGTGAAAAAGAAATTACTTGATGTAGGATTTGGGGAAGCCGTCATACTTGAAGCGATACGAAAGCTTGCAAAGTTAGGATTTCTTAATGATGAAACTTATTCCAAGGCATTACTTGAAACGAAAAAGAAAACTGCTAAAAAAGGTCCAAGGGCCATTAAACAGGACTTAATAAAAAAAGGAATTGATACAAAAACACAAGAAAAAGTGTTGAGTACTTTTACATATGAAGAACAAATTCAAATAGCGCGAGATTTAGCAGAGAAAACAGTTCGTGCAAACAGTAAAAAAACGCCTGCACAAGTTAAACAGAAAATGCAAGATGTACTAATGCGTAAAGGTTATTCCTTCGAAATTATCAATGATATAATTGACCAAATTGACTTACAACGAGAAGATGATGATTGGCAACAAATGATTGAACAACAAGGGGAAAAATTATGGAATAAATATTCCTCAAAAAATACAGATAAAGAGTTGGTTATGAAAGTTAAACAAGCCTTATATCAAAAAGGTTTTCCTATAGAAATCATAGAGCGTTTTATTGAGGAGAAGGAGAGCGAGAAATAG
- the pdaA gene encoding delta-lactam-biosynthetic de-N-acetylase, translated as MRKHHILGTMLIAIVVVFALTLAPSNIALAKTYNWGFKKSQNGEPADVGAELDAVTKKYDAIYMGDPNKKVLYLSFDNGFENGYTEKILDVLKEENVPATFFLTGHYLKSATDLVKRMIDEGHTIGNHSYGHPNMANLSEERMVYEWKQFDKVLKELTGVERTYYARPPEGVFSEQVLEIGNKYGYRHIFWTIAFVDWDRNSTKGWDYAYNELMKQLHPGGIILMHTVAKHNADAMQKFIQDAKKQGYRFGTFDELVIEKAVGNKNN; from the coding sequence ATGAGGAAACATCATATATTGGGGACTATGTTAATTGCCATTGTTGTAGTATTTGCTTTAACATTAGCTCCATCAAATATTGCTTTAGCTAAAACCTATAATTGGGGATTTAAAAAATCACAGAATGGTGAACCAGCGGATGTTGGAGCCGAATTAGATGCAGTTACGAAAAAATATGATGCCATTTACATGGGTGACCCAAATAAAAAGGTTCTATATTTATCGTTTGACAACGGATTTGAGAACGGTTATACAGAGAAAATCCTCGATGTATTAAAAGAGGAAAATGTCCCTGCAACCTTTTTCTTAACAGGTCATTATCTTAAAAGTGCGACAGATTTAGTCAAACGAATGATTGATGAAGGGCACACAATTGGTAATCATTCATATGGGCACCCAAATATGGCCAATCTGTCAGAAGAACGAATGGTCTATGAATGGAAACAATTTGATAAGGTTCTTAAGGAATTGACTGGCGTTGAACGTACTTATTATGCACGTCCTCCCGAAGGTGTATTTAGTGAGCAAGTACTTGAGATAGGTAATAAATATGGTTATCGCCACATTTTCTGGACAATCGCATTTGTGGACTGGGATCGTAACTCTACAAAAGGTTGGGACTATGCTTATAATGAATTGATGAAACAACTTCATCCTGGTGGCATTATCTTAATGCATACTGTGGCAAAACATAATGCAGATGCAATGCAAAAGTTTATACAGGATGCAAAAAAACAAGGCTATCGATTTGGTACATTTGATGAATTAGTAATAGAGAAAGCAGTTGGGAATAAGAATAATTAA
- the ribE gene encoding 6,7-dimethyl-8-ribityllumazine synthase, whose amino-acid sequence MAKVFEAQLIGTDLKIGIAVGRFNEFITSKLLDGALDGLRRHGVSEENIDIAWVPGAFEVPFISKQMVETGNYDAVIGLGTVIRGATSHYDYVCNEAAKGIAKVSLDSNVPVIFGIVTTENIEQAIERAGTKAGNKGYDSAVSAIEMANLKKMFK is encoded by the coding sequence ATGGCAAAAGTATTTGAAGCTCAGTTAATTGGAACAGATTTAAAAATAGGGATTGCGGTAGGGCGATTTAATGAATTTATAACGTCAAAATTATTAGATGGGGCATTAGATGGTCTAAGAAGACATGGTGTTAGCGAAGAGAATATTGACATTGCATGGGTACCTGGGGCATTTGAAGTTCCTTTCATCTCAAAACAAATGGTAGAAACAGGGAATTACGATGCGGTCATTGGACTAGGAACTGTAATTCGAGGGGCAACTTCACATTATGATTATGTATGTAATGAAGCAGCTAAAGGAATTGCAAAGGTTTCATTAGATTCGAATGTTCCTGTCATATTCGGTATTGTTACGACAGAAAATATTGAACAAGCAATCGAACGTGCTGGTACAAAAGCTGGAAACAAAGGTTATGATTCTGCTGTATCAGCTATTGAGATGGCGAATTTGAAGAAAATGTTTAAGTAA
- the ribB gene encoding 3,4-dihydroxy-2-butanone-4-phosphate synthase, giving the protein MLNTIEEAIEELKNGKAIIVVDDENRENEGDLVILAEFATPENINFMATYGRGLICTPITRDLAQKLQFNAMVDHNTDNHQTAFTVSIDHIDTTTGISAFERSFTIQQLIDEGAKPEHFRRPGHVFPLVANPNGVLARRGHTEAAVDLAIACGSYPAGVICEIMADDGTMLRLDGLRDYANQHDLKMVSIEDLVQYRTKMEKVV; this is encoded by the coding sequence ATGCTAAATACAATTGAAGAAGCAATAGAAGAACTGAAAAATGGGAAAGCCATCATTGTTGTTGATGATGAAAACCGTGAAAATGAAGGAGACTTAGTTATACTTGCAGAATTTGCAACTCCTGAAAATATCAATTTCATGGCAACATATGGACGTGGTTTAATTTGTACACCAATCACCAGAGATTTGGCACAAAAGCTTCAATTCAATGCGATGGTAGATCATAATACAGATAATCATCAAACAGCATTCACTGTAAGTATTGATCACATCGATACAACAACAGGAATTAGTGCATTTGAACGTTCATTTACAATACAACAATTGATTGATGAAGGTGCGAAACCCGAACATTTCCGTCGTCCAGGTCATGTGTTTCCATTAGTAGCGAATCCAAATGGTGTTCTTGCTAGACGTGGACATACAGAGGCTGCGGTTGATTTAGCGATTGCTTGTGGTTCTTATCCAGCAGGCGTAATTTGCGAAATCATGGCAGACGATGGAACAATGTTACGACTAGATGGATTACGCGATTATGCAAATCAACATGACTTAAAAATGGTTTCTATTGAAGACTTAGTACAATATCGTACGAAGATGGAAAAAGTAGTGTAA
- the ribE gene encoding riboflavin synthase, translating into MFTGIIEEIGKVTAIKKDEKSMELTLQCKKVLDDAQLGDSISVNGVCLTITEFSNGEMTVDVMPETVKATTIHNLKIGDSVNLERAMSANGRFGGHIVSGHVDGVGTIRHIKQVSNAVYIEIETQKELAENCIEKGSITIDGTSLTLFKVTETSITISLIPHTYAQTIIGKKKVGDQVNIETDMLGKYVLHHLRKTDGKSNLTLEFLRKNGF; encoded by the coding sequence CATGGAGTTAACATTACAGTGTAAGAAAGTATTAGATGATGCACAGCTTGGAGATAGCATTTCTGTGAATGGGGTGTGTTTAACCATTACAGAATTTTCGAATGGTGAAATGACAGTAGACGTCATGCCTGAAACGGTAAAAGCGACTACGATTCATAATTTGAAAATTGGAGACTCTGTTAATTTAGAACGGGCGATGAGTGCAAATGGTCGATTTGGTGGTCATATAGTTTCTGGGCATGTTGATGGTGTAGGAACAATTCGTCATATTAAGCAAGTATCAAATGCAGTATATATTGAAATAGAAACTCAGAAAGAACTTGCTGAAAATTGTATTGAAAAAGGGTCAATTACAATTGATGGTACGAGTTTAACGCTATTTAAAGTAACAGAAACAAGCATAACGATTTCATTAATTCCGCACACATACGCGCAGACAATTATAGGAAAGAAAAAGGTTGGAGACCAAGTCAATATTGAAACAGACATGCTTGGAAAATATGTGTTGCATCATTTGAGAAAAACTGACGGTAAATCCAATTTAACGCTAGAATTTTTAAGAAAAAATGGATTCTAA